In Glycine soja cultivar W05 chromosome 10, ASM419377v2, whole genome shotgun sequence, the genomic stretch CCAAATCTGATTAATTGTGACATAAAAACgagtgaaaaataaatcataaatttggtGACAAGGACTACTTCTAAAATTGAttatgaatattaattttataaatcagGTATCCAATGTATAAGTTTGGTTTTGAGCTAAATAAATTGCTATCTTTTGGTGAGGAGTTGGACCTAAACTTTGATGATCCAGCTAACTCGATGCATAAGTTGTGTGTACTATTACATGAAAGTATGAATGCAAACGTATAGTACAGTACATTTCTGAAATTAATTCTAATAATCTGTAGATGTTGTAAACCATTTGCTAACCTATCCAAGCtttaatttgtttccttttgatgTTGACTTGAACGACTAGTAGCTCAAATTAACTATGGAACTTATAACAAAAaaccataagaaaaaaaaaaatctaattcaaaCAACTACGTGCTGCCTGGTTATTTATCTCTATTAAACGGGATGGTGGCTCTTTCTTCTTATATTGGCTCGGTCAATAGCCAAacccaaatgtttaaaattgttatactccatattcaattaatttttttaatatctattaAATTATTTCAGACAAGTAATTTCTGTTAGTCTTGAAtgactaaaaaatttaataaaataataataaaattaacaccACACACATAATCATTTAATggatagaaaaattattttgagttcattcataaatataaaaagactaaaaggaagacttttaaaacataaaagatgaaaaaaaatgaaaaattataatggatcaaaatgatattttagcctttaaaatatcattgttaaatataaattgattttttctaatatcaattttttctaGCTATATCAAAATTTTCAACGTTAGTTCtatcaaatataaaacaaataacaaaccCTATCGAAGTCCAATATCCATATGCACTACGTCACGGATTTAATCTTCTGTTTTTAGGTTTGGAGTTAGTGTGTGTGttgaattagtttattttaagaaaacgatttgttattatttttctgaaataattttaaaaaagttatttataaaattgtatttccatatatatatatatatatatatatatatatatatatatgtatatatgttctTTAATCATAGCAATTTAATCGAGTAAGAAGGGTATTAATTAGCTGAACGCAAGTTTAATGTTATCTTTCCCGCAAACGTGTACCGTGTACGTATATACAAAGTGTACAAACCATAATATAATGAAAGTCAGAActgaaaaaaatgtgaatagaaaaaaagctaacacttattttgattaaacaattttaactaTTCCGAGGATAGCATCATCTAGCAATTCATATATCATGCAAGGcattttaatgttgttgttACAGTACTGTTTTCAACAAGCTCACTAAATAAGGTACGTAGTTTCTAATTTATACCTTCAGCTCAACTTGCACTTGACGAACCCCTCTTAAGTTTCTTGATAAACATGTGACAGTGAGGCCGTACCAATACGTGAAGACTATATAACTAATTAATGcacctaaataataaatatctatctttaTTTAAATCTCTTCCCCAAAGATACAAAAAACCTCTCCTACAGAAAagttttcatatatattaacaaaaactaatagtAGTAGCGTTATATTAGGAGttgataaaattttctctttcaagaaaatgtCGTTCGGCAAGAAACTGTTCCTCCAAATTCTGTGGTGGTTTTCCTTGATCGGTCTTAGTTCCCAAATACGGAGTCATTACAGTTTTGTTGTAAGTCCCATCACATCCTATCTCGTTTCCTAGCTAATACTGCATCGGAAATTGGTGAAATGTTAATTATGCGCCATAGCGTTCATAAAGATACTTTTCATCTTTCTTTATTCATAACTATTGCTGCATGAAGCTGTCTACTGCATAATTCTTGCTTCTTGAAGTGTACGTATATGATACATATGGCAGTAATGTAGAATCTTGAAAGGTAGTATATACTTTTATTGAGGGTTCTTGGTTCTTGGTGAAACCCATTCCCCCTCCATCTTTCATGATATATCCTTCCTTTCCTATCGTTCATTTTCATCTTAttccatttcttctttttttaatatctttttttttttttttacctctaaGTACTATCTTGAAGGAGTACATTGATGCTATTTCAGTTATTTCATGCTAAATATACGTAAAGATTTTGGAATTTGGAAACCCACCACCTCtaccaacaacaatcaattgtgatattttttttggtgaatccaataatttttaatatgactGTATTACTTTTGAATAAATACATATACTACATGTGTAAAGTTTCTTTTATACTATTGTTGAATCATTGAttatcatgtattttttttgttacatttaagCCACACGAAAAATGACTTTTGAATCTTTGATAAAGTAGAAACTTTTATAGTGCATGCctattaaattattgttttttatggtttgggttttattccattatttcttttattgtttttcacggataaattttttcttgaaaattattattgttatttaaattttaataataataagcaaATTGTTAAACCCCTGGAAATTAATGAATCAGTTTGATTACCTTGCAGGTGAGAGAGGCCAATTATACGAGACTCTGTTCGACAAAAAGCATATTGACAGTGAATGGAAATTTTCCAGGACCAACTATCAAAGTCCACAGAGGAGAAACAATCTTTGTTAATGTTTATAACAAGGGCAACTACAATATCACTTTGCACTGGTATTGAATTCAATCCTAGCAATTCTGTgagcaatagaaaaaaaaaacgcatgTATGAAAAATGAATCAAATGCCTAATTGACTAAAACTGATTTATGGACAGGCATGGAGTGAAGCAGCCAAGGAATCCATGGACAGATGGTCCTGCATACATTACTCAGTGCCCTATCCAACCTGGAAGGAGATTCAGACAGAAGTTGATTTTTTCTACAGAGGAAGGGACCATATGGTGGCATGCTCATAGTGACTGGTCAAGGGCCACTATTCATGGGGCTATCTATGTCTATCCAACCAAGAATACACCTTACCCTTTTCCCAAAGCTCATGCAGAGATTCCCATCATATTTAGTATGAAAAATATCCTTTAGATTTGTTCTGTCTCCTTATGATTTGATCCAATAACTAGAACAAATTTGATAGAAACATGGCTAAATTAAAatgtaacattttatttattcattcataTGCAGGTGAATGGTGGAAGAGTGATATTAATGAGGTCTTCACACAATTTATTGAATCTGGAGGAGGTCCAAATATATCTGATGCTCTCACGATAAATGGTCAACCCGGGGATTTGTACCCTTGCTCAATGACAGGTAGGCATCAAAATTTCCCTTCACAATGATTAACATAATCATATTATCAGTTATTTGAATACGTGTTTGGTTcaaaatagtaattatttttcaatagtaAGCATTTTACAGACATGCTCATAGAAAGTTTGAGTTTAATTTCCATTTGGTGTATCCTAATTGAATTCTAAGTTTATGATATAATCTTATTCATGGTTTAAAGTAACTATTTCTTCATTAAAACATTTGTATCTCtgagggtttttttttaatttttttgaaaggaagATGATCATGTAATTAAACACAACACTTTCTTTTAATATTCAGAAACGTTCGAGTTTCATGTAGAGCAAGGCAGGACTTATCTTCTCCGTGTTGTCAATGCGGCAATGAATCTCAttcttttcttctctgtttCAAAACACAACCTCACTGTTGTTGGTGCTGATGGTATGTTAACCAAGCCATTGACAAGGGAATACATTTGCATATCACCGGGACAAACAATGGATGTGTTGTTGCATGCCAACCAAGAACCTGATCACTATTATCTGGCTGCAAGGGCATATTCAAGTGGTGTTGGTGTTGCCTTTGATAACACAACAACCACTGCTAGAGTAAAGTACAGTGGTAATTACACTCCTCCTTCATCTCCTTCATTGCCTAACCTTCCAGACTTTAACGACACGCCTGCGGTGTTGGACTTCATTACAAGCTTGAGAGGCTTACCTGAGAGATACCCTCGCCAGGTTCCAACAAACATCACAACTCAAATAGTGACCACTATTTCTGTTAACACTTTGCCATGCCCAAATGGCAGAACCTGCCAGGGACCAAATGGAACCATTTTCGCTGCTAGCATGAACAACATAAGTTTTGACACCCCCAACATTGACATACTAAAAGCTTATTACTATCATATCAATGGGGTATTTAAACCGGGATTTCCTAGATTTCCACCCTTTATATTTAACTTCACTGGGGATTTTTTGCCTATAACATTGAATATACCAAAGCAAGGGACTAGGGTTAATGTACTGAATTATGGTGCAACGGTTGAAATTGTATTCCAAGGGACAAACGTTATTGCAGGGATAGACCATCCTATGCATCTCCATGGATTCAGTTTCCATGTTGTTGGATATGGGTTAGGCAATTTCAACCAAAGCAAGGACCCCAAGAATTTCAATCTCGTGGATCCTCCTTATTTGAATACAGTGATTGTGCCTGTAAATGGTTGGGCTGCTGTTAGGTTTGTGGCTACCAACCCTGGTATGTGGCATAGAATTCTGCCTtattatactaattaatttaattaattcttaatttccaattttctaattttataagtTGAGAACTTGTTTATGTTGCATGAAATGCATGTGCTTTTTCAATTACAGGAGTATGGTTCATGCACTGCCATCTGGAACGCCACCAAGTTTGGGGCATGGAGACGGTGTTTATTGTGAAGAATGGAAAGGCTTCAAATGAAACGTTACCACCACCACCGCCAGATATGCCCCTCTGTTGAAGAATATTAATCTATACTTTCTCTGTTTAGTGgcctttttattttgatatattctGTTTAGTGACCTTTGATTCGTTGAAAACAATATGATACACATTtgttttaccttatctttcaagAAGGCATGTATTGgaattttggagaaaaaaattgtctttagttTGCTATTTGTCATAATTTAATagttgtttcattattttttgcacGTTTTGGGCTTTTCCGTCAATGTCTGACATTTATAGTATCAAGAACTCCTTTAATTAATGCATAAAAAAACACtcttttaattaagattttcttTCGGCTATTACTTAAGTTTGGTGCCTCGTCTTTGTTTGGTTAATCGTTGCATGACCGTCGCTAGATTACAAATCCAAgtcaaaagtgaaaagaaagctCAGAGTCAAACATTACAAATTAAAGTCAATTAGGATTTGAAGTGGTTCATCCTATTTCTAGTTCAGATCACTTTCTCTATGGAGGGTTGATTAGAGGGAAAAAGACTAAAGGTTTGGTATATTTTATGGCATGAAACTGTATGGTCAATATGATTGTTGGGTAACAAAATCATTTTCCAACATGAATCCTTTGACATGATCTATCTGTTGGACTTCATAAAGGTGCAGTCTTTTGGTTACAAGCTCATTTAGCTTCAAAGCATCTGTTTTTTCCAGATTGGTTCTCCAATCCAATGTCCTGTATCTATTAGACTACATCCTCTTAAACCATCTCTGAAGTTTTCACCTCTCTTATATGGGCTTCGGGCAAGTATGCACTTCCACTCTATCTATGGAGTGAGTATGGTGGAAAGTTTTCTCTGTTTGGAAAGGAATTACACTTGCTGAACTTTCCTTAAAAGTGGCATGTTTCCTTGGAGGCTTCCTTTTTTCTGCtacttcttttatatattgGATGAAGGGGTTCTATTGTTTGATTGTCTGCTGCAGCAGGGGTTTTTGATGTATGCTTTTGTTTTTGCATTAGAGACTTGTTTATGTTGGTGCTGATTTGTGTGGTCTGCATcacttttttttgtctctttatgGGAGCTTATGTAAGAGACTATGTATGTTGTTGAATCATGACTTCCGTTGTGCTTTTGTTCAGCtttcttttgttaaatatattattctgtttacaaaaaaaataaaatgtaggtTCCAATCTCACTACCTATGTGAGGACCTTTCATGCCCTGGCTCTTATAAATCCCAAGTGCACAACTCACCTAAACTTTTCATTACCAAAAAACATGGGGTATATTCTATCTCATATACAAGTAaacatattatttttccttaaccTGCAATCCTATCAGCATAAGTACAAGAATCCCACACAACTATATGAACATCATT encodes the following:
- the LOC114370314 gene encoding laccase-15-like, which gives rise to MSFGKKLFLQILWWFSLIGLSSQIRSHYSFVVREANYTRLCSTKSILTVNGNFPGPTIKVHRGETIFVNVYNKGNYNITLHWHGVKQPRNPWTDGPAYITQCPIQPGRRFRQKLIFSTEEGTIWWHAHSDWSRATIHGAIYVYPTKNTPYPFPKAHAEIPIIFSEWWKSDINEVFTQFIESGGGPNISDALTINGQPGDLYPCSMTETFEFHVEQGRTYLLRVVNAAMNLILFFSVSKHNLTVVGADGMLTKPLTREYICISPGQTMDVLLHANQEPDHYYLAARAYSSGVGVAFDNTTTTARVKYSGNYTPPSSPSLPNLPDFNDTPAVLDFITSLRGLPERYPRQVPTNITTQIVTTISVNTLPCPNGRTCQGPNGTIFAASMNNISFDTPNIDILKAYYYHINGVFKPGFPRFPPFIFNFTGDFLPITLNIPKQGTRVNVLNYGATVEIVFQGTNVIAGIDHPMHLHGFSFHVVGYGLGNFNQSKDPKNFNLVDPPYLNTVIVPVNGWAAVRFVATNPGVWFMHCHLERHQVWGMETVFIVKNGKASNETLPPPPPDMPLC